The following proteins are co-located in the Candidatus Binatia bacterium genome:
- a CDS encoding GMC family oxidoreductase, whose product MGGRRQRVIVVGGGTSGSVLAARLSEDPDISVTLLEAGPDHDAYDDSVLEPIRAADVWTGVGKHVVPTSMATQTGAISMIQGRLLGGTSAVNGLATLRGQPADYDAWADAGLEGWGWDDVKNTFMAAERDVDFGTSPIHGSDGPLPVRRWRRHEISRGQAAFYDGMIETGESAAADINDPSQLPGIGIFPVTIDDQVQRVSTSLAYLRSDVRARDNLEIRTNAEVATIEIDDGRAKGVVLVGGEEIEAEEVVVAAGAIWSPTMLLRSGVGPKPHLAEHGIKVHADLPVGSTMSDHLGAGILYRHEGPRGGIAGPAQVVLVGASNGKDVDYHLMPVSLHDPKKNPLTFREKVRFLSQSENANSNPGLKTVLAAMKFLATPTAGATMFMLAVFLLRSSGRGSVRLGSTQETGPTVVAPPLPEDAPQRLRQAFDQLAAWERSAAFRALKLKPVFPHDLAATDAVATALERNTLSYGHMVGTCPMGPVLDADCRVHGIPNLRVADASVMPTIPCGNTYLGCVMVAERVARKMKGENE is encoded by the coding sequence ATGGGAGGGCGGAGGCAGCGCGTGATCGTCGTTGGAGGGGGCACCTCGGGCTCCGTTCTCGCGGCGCGGCTGAGCGAGGATCCCGACATTTCGGTGACGTTGCTGGAGGCCGGGCCCGATCACGACGCGTACGACGACTCCGTTCTCGAGCCGATTCGTGCCGCCGACGTCTGGACGGGCGTGGGAAAGCACGTCGTACCTACTTCGATGGCCACGCAGACCGGCGCGATCTCGATGATACAGGGACGGCTCCTGGGCGGGACCTCCGCGGTCAACGGGTTGGCGACGCTGCGCGGGCAGCCGGCCGACTACGACGCCTGGGCCGACGCCGGCCTCGAAGGTTGGGGCTGGGACGACGTCAAGAATACGTTCATGGCAGCCGAGCGGGACGTGGACTTCGGCACCTCGCCGATCCACGGAAGCGACGGCCCGCTTCCCGTACGCAGATGGCGCCGGCACGAGATCAGCCGCGGCCAGGCCGCGTTTTACGATGGGATGATCGAGACCGGCGAGTCGGCCGCGGCCGACATCAACGATCCGAGCCAGCTTCCGGGCATCGGGATCTTCCCTGTGACGATCGACGACCAGGTGCAGCGAGTCTCGACGAGTCTCGCCTACCTCCGCTCCGACGTGCGCGCGCGCGACAATCTCGAGATCCGCACGAACGCGGAGGTCGCGACGATCGAGATCGATGATGGACGCGCGAAGGGCGTAGTGCTGGTCGGCGGTGAGGAGATCGAAGCGGAGGAAGTGGTGGTCGCGGCCGGTGCGATCTGGTCGCCGACGATGCTGCTTCGGTCCGGAGTCGGGCCGAAGCCACACCTCGCGGAACACGGCATCAAGGTCCATGCCGATCTTCCCGTGGGGTCAACCATGAGCGACCACCTCGGTGCCGGCATTCTCTACCGCCACGAGGGGCCACGGGGCGGCATCGCCGGGCCCGCACAGGTTGTCCTCGTCGGCGCATCGAACGGGAAGGACGTCGACTATCACTTGATGCCCGTCTCGCTACATGACCCCAAGAAGAATCCTCTCACCTTCAGGGAGAAGGTGAGGTTTCTCAGCCAGTCAGAGAATGCGAATTCCAACCCTGGATTGAAGACCGTGTTGGCTGCGATGAAGTTTCTGGCCACGCCAACCGCCGGCGCCACCATGTTCATGCTCGCCGTCTTTCTGCTGCGCTCGAGCGGTCGCGGCAGCGTCAGGCTCGGCAGCACACAAGAAACCGGCCCCACTGTCGTGGCACCGCCGCTCCCTGAAGACGCCCCCCAGCGGCTGCGTCAGGCCTTCGACCAGCTCGCGGCCTGGGAACGCTCCGCTGCGTTTCGAGCGCTGAAGCTGAAGCCGGTCTTCCCGCACGATCTCGCGGCGACGGATGCGGTCGCCACCGCGCTCGAACGCAACACGCTGAGCTACGGCCATATGGTCGGCACGTGTCCGATGGGTCCGGTACTCGATGCCGACTGCCGGGTGCATGGCATCCCGAACCTGCGCGTCGCCGATGCATCGGTGATGCCGACGATCCCTTGCGGGAATACGTACCTCGGTTGCGTGATGGTAGCCGAACGCGTCGCGCGCAAGATGAAGGGAGAGAACGAATGA